One segment of Cetobacterium somerae ATCC BAA-474 DNA contains the following:
- a CDS encoding glycosyltransferase, giving the protein MRKVAIIHDWLVNYGGAERVVEAFLEIYPNADIYTLVYDEKKIGATFSKEKVKTTFIQKFPKATKIYTKLLPFMPYAFEELDLSEYDLVISSSSCCAKGVVTGPNTKHISYIHSPMRYAWDLYHDYKKRSGKLTSFFMSIFMKNLRQWDYTSSQRIDIILANSNYVAKRINKFWNRECQVVYPPVDIDRLSPNGKESEDFYVVFSRFVSYKRIDLAIEACKKLNRKLVVIGDGEQRDYLKSLANNNITFTGRISDEEVKDYLQRCKAMIFCAEEDFGIIPLEAQACGRPVIAYGKGGALETIEDKITGIFFDKQEIESVIEGILKFEKLKLCTRKIHEHAMKFSRERFKKEIERVVKNGLFK; this is encoded by the coding sequence ATGAGAAAAGTTGCAATAATACATGATTGGCTTGTAAACTATGGTGGAGCTGAAAGAGTTGTAGAAGCTTTTTTAGAAATATATCCGAATGCTGATATATATACGTTAGTTTATGATGAAAAAAAAATAGGTGCAACTTTTTCTAAAGAAAAAGTAAAAACTACATTTATTCAAAAATTTCCGAAAGCAACAAAAATATATACAAAGTTATTACCTTTTATGCCATATGCTTTTGAGGAGTTAGATTTAAGTGAATATGATTTGGTAATATCTAGTTCATCATGTTGTGCAAAAGGAGTTGTTACAGGTCCAAATACAAAACATATATCTTATATACATTCTCCTATGAGATATGCTTGGGATTTATACCATGATTATAAAAAACGTAGTGGAAAATTAACAAGCTTCTTTATGAGTATATTTATGAAAAATTTAAGGCAATGGGATTATACAAGCTCTCAAAGGATAGATATAATCCTAGCAAATTCTAATTATGTAGCAAAAAGAATAAATAAATTTTGGAATAGAGAGTGTCAAGTTGTTTATCCGCCTGTTGATATAGATAGACTTTCACCAAATGGAAAAGAATCAGAGGATTTTTATGTTGTGTTCTCTAGATTTGTGTCATATAAACGAATTGACCTTGCTATAGAAGCATGTAAAAAACTTAATAGAAAGCTAGTCGTAATTGGAGATGGAGAACAAAGAGATTATTTAAAATCTTTGGCGAATAATAATATAACTTTTACAGGAAGAATTTCTGATGAAGAGGTAAAAGATTATCTTCAAAGGTGTAAAGCTATGATTTTTTGTGCAGAAGAAGATTTTGGAATTATTCCTTTAGAAGCTCAGGCATGTGGAAGACCAGTAATAGCATATGGTAAAGGTGGAGCATTGGAAACTATTGAAGATAAAATAACAGGGATATTTTTTGATAAGCAAGAAATAGAAAGTGTCATTGAAGGAATTCTAAAATTTGAAAAATTAAAG
- a CDS encoding mannose-1-phosphate guanylyltransferase, producing MLTAIIMAGGSGERFWPLSTPKKPKQLLNIFSDKTMIRETVDRILPIIPRENIFIATNELQAKAIKAELKDIPEENIIIEPAFKDTAAAIGYSALVIENRFKDKLTKNEKIEVVVLASDHLIKKEAEFRDIVKLGAKEASDNGIIVTLGIKPNKPETGYGYIEVKEESQLILNEVYKVRRFREKPNLETAESYVASGKYLWNSGMFIFTTETIFKNFDVLMEEHTEIFQSIRKKMTDDIFGLELTNLVRNDFENFEKISIDFGIMEYSKNIRVIPVDIEWNDIGSFNALEEVFEKNDSGNIVRYCEVKEFDSSDNIVIGENITISLLGVKDLVIVKNGDNILIANKNRTQDIKKIIQK from the coding sequence ATGTTAACAGCAATAATAATGGCAGGTGGAAGTGGAGAGAGATTTTGGCCATTGTCAACACCAAAGAAACCAAAACAGTTACTTAATATATTTTCAGATAAAACAATGATAAGAGAAACGGTAGATAGAATATTACCAATAATTCCGAGAGAGAATATATTTATTGCGACAAATGAATTACAGGCAAAAGCTATAAAAGCTGAGTTGAAAGATATTCCAGAAGAAAATATTATAATAGAACCAGCTTTTAAAGATACAGCTGCAGCAATAGGTTATTCGGCATTGGTAATAGAAAATAGATTTAAGGATAAATTGACCAAAAACGAAAAAATAGAGGTTGTTGTATTAGCCTCAGATCATTTAATAAAAAAAGAAGCTGAGTTTAGAGATATTGTGAAACTAGGAGCAAAAGAAGCTTCAGATAATGGAATAATTGTAACTTTAGGGATAAAACCAAATAAACCTGAAACAGGTTATGGATATATAGAGGTTAAAGAGGAGAGTCAACTAATTTTAAATGAAGTTTATAAAGTTAGAAGATTTCGTGAAAAGCCAAATTTAGAAACAGCAGAGAGTTATGTAGCTTCTGGAAAATATCTATGGAATTCAGGAATGTTTATATTTACAACGGAAACTATTTTTAAAAACTTTGATGTTTTAATGGAAGAGCATACAGAAATATTTCAATCTATTAGAAAAAAAATGACTGATGATATATTTGGATTAGAGCTTACAAATTTAGTGCGTAATGATTTTGAAAATTTTGAAAAAATATCAATAGATTTTGGAATAATGGAGTATTCTAAAAATATAAGAGTTATACCTGTAGATATAGAGTGGAATGATATAGGATCATTCAATGCATTAGAAGAAGTTTTTGAAAAAAATGATTCAGGAAATATTGTTAGGTATTGCGAAGTAAAAGAGTTTGATTCTTCAGATAATATTGTTATAGGTGAAAATATCACAATATCTCTTTTAGGAGTAAAAGATTTAGTTATAGTAAAAAATGGAGATAATATATTAATTGCTAATAAAAATAGAACTCAAGATATAAAAAAAATCATACAAAAATAA